Part of the Triticum dicoccoides isolate Atlit2015 ecotype Zavitan unplaced genomic scaffold, WEW_v2.0 scaffold261842, whole genome shotgun sequence genome is shown below.
gatcatgaatatattttttgaaacgttcgcgaacattttttgaaagtcgTGAACAAATAGTTTTCATATTTATCGTTGacgaacattttttaaagtcaCGAATCACATATATTTTTAAAGTCGTCAACAAATTTATCGCCCTTGACCGTTAGAAGGAGAAAACCGGGCAGCTGGCCGGTTCAGATGACCTGTGCGACCTATCTGCTCCCGTAATGCAAGTTCTATGAGGAGTTTTTCCGATTTGCAAGTACCGTGACTTAAGTGCACCCGCAACGCAAGTTTTCGAACCGCCGGTGCCATTTACTCCTATTTGATCAAGTTGTATATATCTACATTTCATATTTCATCGATCTCAGGAAATGAATTTAAAATAGATTGAAAATCACATACAAGAAAAAACTATAGAATGCTACCTGGCGATAGTGAGCTTTGATAAAATAGTAAGATCATTTGCATATACTTGTGTGAGTGCTTCTCTTCCATTATCTATTTCTATTGCATAACTGAGACAAAGGACAAAATAAGATGTTCTAGGGTAGGAATTACTCAACAGAGCAATGCCAAAGCGAGGGGTTTGCAAATTCCTAAAATCTATAGGTGTGCAGGCACTTGTGGCATTGTTGTAATACCGAAAcaaataaaagaagaagaaaaaactatATTTACAAATGAAGCCATCGCACAAACCTTTCCAAGATTGGTGTGTCAATTTGGGGACCCTCTTTGATTGGAGGACATAAAGGTTCTGGTTGCCATTCATCACATAGCTCATCAACTTCCTATGGAGATAAAATAGAAAATTATTGCCGAAATATTTCATGGAGCGATGACCAAAACCAGCACTTTCAACATGTACAGACAACAGTCAATGGACACAGAAAGACTGTACCTTCTCGCAAAGTGGCTTCTTTGGAGGTTTGTAGCTCTTTCTGGAAAGCTGAAACACAATGAACGCAATAAGTAGTCCTCCCGCA
Proteins encoded:
- the LOC119345632 gene encoding long chain base biosynthesis protein 1a-like translates to MDFTLPIVNATTAVIDRVSAAFNTPVACAVVFGVHIDGYLVAGGLLIAFIVFQLSRKSYKPPKKPLCEKEVDELCDEWQPEPLCPPIKEGPQIDTPILESYAIEIDNGREALTQVYANDLTILSKLTIA